TTTTTGAGAGAATTGATTTAAGTCTTTTTTAAGTACTAAGGCTGCTATTTTATTTTTAAAGCTACTTAATAATGTTTCTTTTAACATTTTGCCAATTGATTTAGCAGTGCCCTCTAAGTTCTTAAGTACCATATTTCCTGTAAAACCATCTGTAACGACGACGTCTACGTTACCATCCATTAATGTTTTCGCCTCAACATTACCAGTAAATTTGAAGTCATTTTGTGCTTCCATTAACTCATAAGTTTTCTTAGTTAACGTATTACCTTTAGCTGCTTCTGTACCAATATTCAATAATGAAACTGATGGTTGTTTGATGCCTCTAATTTTTTGTGCATAGATATTACCCAACTGAGCATATTGTAATAAATGTTCTGGTTTAGCATCTGCATTCGCACCTACGTCTAGGAATACAAATCCTTTACCGTCTATCGTAGGTAAAGTAACAACTAATGCTGGTCTTGATACACCTTTGATACGACCAACAATGAATAAACCTG
The DNA window shown above is from Staphylococcus sp. M0911 and carries:
- the plsX gene encoding phosphate acyltransferase PlsX, which encodes MVKIAVDMMGGDDAPGIVLEAVKKAVDDFKDLEIILFGDQEQYTLNHGRIDFRHCSEKIEMEDEPVRAIKRKKDSSMVKMAEAVKSGEADGCVSAGNTGALMSAGLFIVGRIKGVSRPALVVTLPTIDGKGFVFLDVGANADAKPEHLLQYAQLGNIYAQKIRGIKQPSVSLLNIGTEAAKGNTLTKKTYELMEAQNDFKFTGNVEAKTLMDGNVDVVVTDGFTGNMVLKNLEGTAKSIGKMLKETLLSSFKNKIAALVLKKDLNQFSQKMDYSEYGGSVLLGLDGTVVKAHGSSNAKAFYSAIRQAKIAGEQQIVQTMRETVGGTNG